From a single Pleurodeles waltl isolate 20211129_DDA chromosome 10, aPleWal1.hap1.20221129, whole genome shotgun sequence genomic region:
- the DEXI gene encoding dexamethasone-induced protein isoform X1, with protein MPVAVYAHLDSTGLALNEPPYMFYVGLLFVNVLILYYAFLMEYIVLNVGIVFLPEDMDQALVDLGVLSDPGSVLYEMDNELDVFDGYLE; from the coding sequence ATGCCCGTCGCAGTTTATGCACACCTGGATTCCACTGGCTTGGCATTAAATGAGCCACCCTATATGTTTTACGTGGGATTGTTGTTTGTAAATGTTCTCATTCTGTATTACGCCTTCCTGATGGAGTACATTGTCCTCAATGTAGGGATAGTATTTCTCCCAGAAGACATGGACCAGGCCTTGGTAGATCTGGGGGTACTCTCAGACCCTGGTTCAGTTCTCTATGAGATGGACAACGAACTGGATGTGTTTGATGGCTATTTGGAATGA